One genomic segment of Gammaproteobacteria bacterium includes these proteins:
- the rng gene encoding ribonuclease G, whose protein sequence is MSEEMLINITPQEIRVALVENGVLQELFIERERKRGIVGNIYKGKVVRVLPGMQAAFVEIGLARAAFLHASDIHDNRNNYDPSNEQRPEVRPITELVTEGQTVLVQVIKDPLGTKGARLTTHITIPARFLVFMPQTPHVGISQKIEEAAERDRLRKLIEELVEDGFPGGYIARTAAEGAQEGELRADILFLNRIWDSIQDKWRNLNAPQVMHEDLNLSMRAIRDMVGSGVEKIRIDSKEHHHKIHKFVAKFIPELLSGIELYSGPRPIFDLYSVEDEIQKALQPRVQLKSGGHLVIDQTEAMTTIDVNTGAFVGHRNLEETIFKTNLEATQAIARQLRLRNLGGIIIIDFIDMEDDEHKRQVLRALERCLEKDNAKTTVSEVSSLGLVQMTRKRTRESLEHILCETCPMCAGRGSVKTPETVCYEIFREILREARQYDAQKFMVLAAPRVVDLLMDEENQSVAELESFIGRGIRFQAESQYSQELYDVVLM, encoded by the coding sequence ATGAGCGAAGAAATGCTGATTAACATCACGCCGCAGGAAATCCGTGTGGCGTTGGTGGAAAACGGCGTGTTGCAGGAGTTGTTCATCGAACGCGAGCGCAAACGCGGTATTGTAGGCAATATCTACAAGGGCAAAGTGGTGCGGGTGTTGCCGGGAATGCAGGCCGCATTTGTCGAAATTGGTTTGGCGCGCGCCGCGTTTTTGCATGCCTCCGACATTCATGACAATCGCAACAACTACGATCCCAGCAATGAACAACGCCCGGAAGTGCGGCCCATTACCGAACTGGTGACTGAAGGCCAGACTGTGTTGGTGCAGGTGATCAAGGATCCGCTGGGAACCAAGGGCGCACGACTGACCACCCACATCACCATTCCTGCGCGATTTCTGGTGTTTATGCCACAGACACCGCATGTGGGTATTTCGCAAAAAATCGAAGAAGCTGCCGAGCGCGATCGCTTGCGGAAATTAATTGAAGAGCTGGTTGAAGACGGTTTTCCCGGCGGTTATATCGCCCGCACTGCCGCAGAAGGTGCGCAGGAAGGTGAGTTACGCGCCGACATTTTATTTTTGAACCGTATCTGGGATTCGATTCAGGATAAGTGGCGTAACCTCAATGCGCCACAGGTGATGCACGAAGATCTGAATTTATCCATGCGCGCCATTCGTGACATGGTCGGGTCTGGCGTTGAAAAAATTCGCATTGACTCCAAAGAGCATCATCACAAAATTCACAAATTTGTCGCCAAATTCATTCCTGAATTGCTGTCTGGTATCGAACTCTATTCCGGGCCACGTCCGATTTTTGATCTGTATTCGGTGGAAGACGAAATCCAAAAAGCCTTGCAGCCACGGGTGCAGCTCAAATCCGGTGGTCATCTGGTGATTGATCAGACCGAGGCCATGACCACCATCGACGTGAATACCGGCGCATTTGTTGGTCATCGCAATCTGGAAGAAACCATTTTCAAAACCAATCTGGAAGCGACGCAGGCGATTGCGCGTCAGCTGCGGCTGCGTAATCTGGGCGGTATCATCATCATCGACTTTATCGACATGGAAGATGATGAGCACAAGCGACAAGTGCTGCGTGCGCTGGAGCGTTGCCTGGAAAAAGACAATGCCAAAACCACGGTCAGCGAAGTGTCGTCTCTGGGGCTGGTGCAAATGACCCGCAAGCGGACGCGCGAGAGTCTCGAGCATATTTTGTGCGAAACCTGCCCAATGTGTGCCGGACGCGGCAGTGTCAAAACGCCGGAGACGGTGTGCTATGAAATTTTCCGCGAAATTCTCCGCGAGGCACGCCAGTACGATGCGCAAAAGTTTATGGTTTTGGCGGCACCCAGGGTGGTGGATTTGTTGATGGATGAAGAAAACCAAAGCGTCGCCGAGCTGGAATCATTCATTGGTCGTGGCATTCGTTTTCAGGCAGAGTCGCAATATTCGCAAGAATTGTATGACGTTGTATTGATGTAG